The Salmo salar chromosome ssa06, Ssal_v3.1, whole genome shotgun sequence genome window below encodes:
- the cyth1a gene encoding cytohesin-1a isoform X3, whose translation MDGENYVPDDLTPEEQHELENIRRRKQELLEDIQRLKNEIAEVTSEIENLGSTEERKNMQRNKQVAMGRKKFNMDPKKGIKFLIENDLLKHTSDDIAQFLYKGEGLNKTAIGDYLGERDEFNLQVLHDFVELHEFTDLNLVQALRQFLWSFRLPGEAQKIDRMMEAFAQRYCQCNPGVFQSTDTCYILSFAIIMLNTSLHNPNVKDKPAVERFISMNRGINDGGDLPEDLLRNLYDSIKNEPFKIPEDDGNDLTHTFFNPDREGWLLKLGGGRVKTWKRRWFILTDNCLYYFEYTTDKEPRGIIPLENLSIREVEDKKPNCFELFIPENKDQVIKACKTEADGRVVEGNHTFYRISAPTTEEKDEWMNSIKAAISRDPFYEMLATRKKKVSSMKRH comes from the exons CGTCTGAAGAATGAGATAGCAGAAGTGACCAGTGAGATCGAGAACCTGGGTtccacagaggagag GAAAAACATGCAGAGGAATAAACAAGTGGCCATGGGCCGAAAGAAATTCAACATGGACCCTAAAAAG GGAATTAAGTTCCTGATTGAGAACGACCTGCTTAAGCACACCAGCGATGACATCGCCCAGTTCCTGTACAAGGGGGAGGGGCTAAACAAGACAGCCATCGGAGACTACCTTGGGGAGAG AGATGAGTTCAACCTCCAGGTCCTCCATGACTTTGTGGAGCTCCATGAATTCACCGACCTGAACCTGGTCCAGGCCCTGAG ACAGTTCCTGTGGAGCTTCCGGCTGCCTGGCGAGGCCCAGAAGATCGACCGCATGATGGAGGCTTTCGCCCAGAGATACTGCCAGTGCAACCCTGGCGTCTTCCAGTCCACAG ACACCTGTTACATCCTGTCATTTGCCATCATCATGCTGAACACCAGCCTCCACAACCCCAACGTGAAGGACAAGCCAGCGGTGGAGCGCTTCATCTCTATGAACAGAGGAATCAACGATGGAGGAGACCTTCCAGAGGACCTGCTCAGG AACCTGTATGACAGCATTAAGAACGAGCCCTTCAAAATCCCTGAGGACGACGGGAACGATCTCACACACACCTTCTTTAACCCAGACCGGGAGGGCTGGCTGCTTAAACTGGG AGGGGGACGCGTCAAGACCTGGAAGAGAAGATGGTTCATTCTCACGGACAACTGTCTGTATTACTTTGAGTACACCACT GACAAAGAGCCCAGAGGGATCATTCCACTGGAGAACCTCAGCATCCGGGAGGTGGAGGACAAGAAGCCT AACTGCTTTGAGCTCTTCATCCCAGAGAACAAGGACCAGGTGATCAAGGCCTGTAAGACGGAGGCGGACGGCAGAGTGGTGGAGGGGAACCACACCTTCTACAGGATCTCTGCTCCCACCACCGAGGAGAAGGATGAGTGGATGAACAGCATCAA AGCTGCCATCAGCAGGGATCCCTTCTATGAGATGCTGGCCACCCGCAAGAAGAAGGTCTCCTCCATGAAGAGACACTAG
- the cyth1a gene encoding cytohesin-1a isoform X4: MQRNKQVAMGRKKFNMDPKKGIKFLIENDLLKHTSDDIAQFLYKGEGLNKTAIGDYLGERDEFNLQVLHDFVELHEFTDLNLVQALRQFLWSFRLPGEAQKIDRMMEAFAQRYCQCNPGVFQSTDTCYILSFAIIMLNTSLHNPNVKDKPAVERFISMNRGINDGGDLPEDLLRNLYDSIKNEPFKIPEDDGNDLTHTFFNPDREGWLLKLGGGRVKTWKRRWFILTDNCLYYFEYTTDKEPRGIIPLENLSIREVEDKKPNCFELFIPENKDQVIKACKTEADGRVVEGNHTFYRISAPTTEEKDEWMNSIKAAISRDPFYEMLATRKKKVSSMKRH; the protein is encoded by the exons ATGCAGAGGAATAAACAAGTGGCCATGGGCCGAAAGAAATTCAACATGGACCCTAAAAAG GGAATTAAGTTCCTGATTGAGAACGACCTGCTTAAGCACACCAGCGATGACATCGCCCAGTTCCTGTACAAGGGGGAGGGGCTAAACAAGACAGCCATCGGAGACTACCTTGGGGAGAG AGATGAGTTCAACCTCCAGGTCCTCCATGACTTTGTGGAGCTCCATGAATTCACCGACCTGAACCTGGTCCAGGCCCTGAG ACAGTTCCTGTGGAGCTTCCGGCTGCCTGGCGAGGCCCAGAAGATCGACCGCATGATGGAGGCTTTCGCCCAGAGATACTGCCAGTGCAACCCTGGCGTCTTCCAGTCCACAG ACACCTGTTACATCCTGTCATTTGCCATCATCATGCTGAACACCAGCCTCCACAACCCCAACGTGAAGGACAAGCCAGCGGTGGAGCGCTTCATCTCTATGAACAGAGGAATCAACGATGGAGGAGACCTTCCAGAGGACCTGCTCAGG AACCTGTATGACAGCATTAAGAACGAGCCCTTCAAAATCCCTGAGGACGACGGGAACGATCTCACACACACCTTCTTTAACCCAGACCGGGAGGGCTGGCTGCTTAAACTGGG AGGGGGACGCGTCAAGACCTGGAAGAGAAGATGGTTCATTCTCACGGACAACTGTCTGTATTACTTTGAGTACACCACT GACAAAGAGCCCAGAGGGATCATTCCACTGGAGAACCTCAGCATCCGGGAGGTGGAGGACAAGAAGCCT AACTGCTTTGAGCTCTTCATCCCAGAGAACAAGGACCAGGTGATCAAGGCCTGTAAGACGGAGGCGGACGGCAGAGTGGTGGAGGGGAACCACACCTTCTACAGGATCTCTGCTCCCACCACCGAGGAGAAGGATGAGTGGATGAACAGCATCAA AGCTGCCATCAGCAGGGATCCCTTCTATGAGATGCTGGCCACCCGCAAGAAGAAGGTCTCCTCCATGAAGAGACACTAG
- the cyth1a gene encoding cytohesin-1a isoform X2, translating to MVLKSEDGVVPDDLTPEEQHELENIRRRKQELLEDIQRLKNEIAEVTSEIENLGSTEERKNMQRNKQVAMGRKKFNMDPKKGIKFLIENDLLKHTSDDIAQFLYKGEGLNKTAIGDYLGERDEFNLQVLHDFVELHEFTDLNLVQALRQFLWSFRLPGEAQKIDRMMEAFAQRYCQCNPGVFQSTDTCYILSFAIIMLNTSLHNPNVKDKPAVERFISMNRGINDGGDLPEDLLRNLYDSIKNEPFKIPEDDGNDLTHTFFNPDREGWLLKLGGGRVKTWKRRWFILTDNCLYYFEYTTDKEPRGIIPLENLSIREVEDKKPNCFELFIPENKDQVIKACKTEADGRVVEGNHTFYRISAPTTEEKDEWMNSIKAAISRDPFYEMLATRKKKVSSMKRH from the exons CGTCTGAAGAATGAGATAGCAGAAGTGACCAGTGAGATCGAGAACCTGGGTtccacagaggagag GAAAAACATGCAGAGGAATAAACAAGTGGCCATGGGCCGAAAGAAATTCAACATGGACCCTAAAAAG GGAATTAAGTTCCTGATTGAGAACGACCTGCTTAAGCACACCAGCGATGACATCGCCCAGTTCCTGTACAAGGGGGAGGGGCTAAACAAGACAGCCATCGGAGACTACCTTGGGGAGAG AGATGAGTTCAACCTCCAGGTCCTCCATGACTTTGTGGAGCTCCATGAATTCACCGACCTGAACCTGGTCCAGGCCCTGAG ACAGTTCCTGTGGAGCTTCCGGCTGCCTGGCGAGGCCCAGAAGATCGACCGCATGATGGAGGCTTTCGCCCAGAGATACTGCCAGTGCAACCCTGGCGTCTTCCAGTCCACAG ACACCTGTTACATCCTGTCATTTGCCATCATCATGCTGAACACCAGCCTCCACAACCCCAACGTGAAGGACAAGCCAGCGGTGGAGCGCTTCATCTCTATGAACAGAGGAATCAACGATGGAGGAGACCTTCCAGAGGACCTGCTCAGG AACCTGTATGACAGCATTAAGAACGAGCCCTTCAAAATCCCTGAGGACGACGGGAACGATCTCACACACACCTTCTTTAACCCAGACCGGGAGGGCTGGCTGCTTAAACTGGG AGGGGGACGCGTCAAGACCTGGAAGAGAAGATGGTTCATTCTCACGGACAACTGTCTGTATTACTTTGAGTACACCACT GACAAAGAGCCCAGAGGGATCATTCCACTGGAGAACCTCAGCATCCGGGAGGTGGAGGACAAGAAGCCT AACTGCTTTGAGCTCTTCATCCCAGAGAACAAGGACCAGGTGATCAAGGCCTGTAAGACGGAGGCGGACGGCAGAGTGGTGGAGGGGAACCACACCTTCTACAGGATCTCTGCTCCCACCACCGAGGAGAAGGATGAGTGGATGAACAGCATCAA AGCTGCCATCAGCAGGGATCCCTTCTATGAGATGCTGGCCACCCGCAAGAAGAAGGTCTCCTCCATGAAGAGACACTAG